GTCACTACGGCAGGCCGACTCCCAAACGTATAAGTAACGCCGTCCGTATATGTGAAAACACGGTGGAATACCGTCGTACCGCCGTCATCAAACTCGACACTCCCGAAGGAGCCGACGATTCGCTTCGAGAGACTGTCGAGCAGTTCAAACACTGCGCCAACACCGCGAGCGAATGGTGCTGGCACGGCGACGATGGCTACCACGTCACCTCGAAAGCCAAAGCCGAACGCGCCCTCTACGACCGACTCCGCGACGAAACCGACCTTACCGCGAATCTCGTCCAGAAAGGGATTCGCAGGGCGGTCGAAGCCGTCAAAAGCGGAGTCTCGCGTCTCGAACGCGGTGAGAACACGTCACAACCGCACTTTTCTGCCGATAGCGCGGTCTACGACAAGCGGAGTGCGACGTTCCACCGCGACCACGTTTCCCTCTCGACCGTGGATGGGCGCGTCGAGTGCGACTACATTCTCCCCGACGACTCGGAGACACCGCCAACCAAGTACGTCTCCGACGAGGATTTCGAGTTTCGGATGGCGCACTTACAATACCGAGACGGTGACTGGTATCTCCACGCCTCAATGCGGAAAGTCGAAGCAGACGAGGACCCGCCTGAATCCGAGTCCAAGCACAGAACAGTCCTTGGTGTGGATTTGGGCGTGAACAACCTCGCCGTTGCTTCGACGGGACGATTCTGGTCGGCAGACGAGTTCAACCATTGGCGACGAGAGTACGAGAAACGCCGTGGCTCGCTTCAGCAGTGTGGCTCTCGCCACGCCCACGAAAACATCGAGTCAGTCGGGCAGAAAGAGTACGGACGCTTCGAGATACACCTGCACACGGTGGCGAACGAACTTATCGAGGAGGCCGTCGAGAACGACTGTTCGCACATCGTGTTCGAGGACTTGACCCACATTCGGGAGAATATCCCCGAGGCGACGTGGCAACACGTCTGGGCGTTCCGACGCCTCTACGAGTACGTCGAATACAAAGCCAAAGAACACGGTATCGAAGCCGTACAAGTTGACCCGCGCAATACGTCGAAACGTTGTTCGACGTGTGGGTTTACCCACGACGATAACCGTAACGGAGAGTCGTTCGAGTGTCAGCAGTGCGGATATGAGAACCACGCCGACTACAACGCCTCAAAAAACATCGGTTTGCAGTATCTCTGTCGTCGGCAAAACGCAGACGATGGAGGCGCACCCGTAGATGTGCGCTTGAATCGCGGGACGCTGAACGTGAGCGGGGAGTACGTGCCCCCTGCCTCGGTTGAGGCATAGAACGGGAGTCCACGCGAAAGCCTCGGGGCTTGACCCCGAGGCGATTTACCGTTAGCCGTATACGGATCGGCGGCGATACCTCTCGCAATGGGACCGTCCGACTCGGCGCCGGTGGGCCGGGACGACGTCCGGCACCTCTTCTCGCGGGTAGAGGAACCCGGCACGCCGTACACGACGACCGAAGTGGCGGAGCGGCTGCGATGTCGGCCGGAGGCGGCCGATCGGACCCTGTCGGCGCTCGCGGACCGCGGCGAGCTGCGGAGCAGAGAGACCGACGACGGCAACCGCCTCTGGTGGCAGCCGATCGAGGACCCGGACGTGGCCGAGGGGGAGCCCCGGCTTCGGGAGTTCGGCGCCTTCGTGAGCGCCGTCGAGGACTACGCCATCTTCATGCTCGATCCCGACGGCACCGTCGCCAGCTGGAACCAGGGCGCCAGGCGGATCAAGGGGTACGAAGAGGAGGACATCGTCGGCCAGCACTTCTCGACGTTCTACACCGAGGAGGACAGAGCCGAAGACGTGCCGGAGGCGAACATCAAAAAGGCCGCCGAGCGGGGCCGCGTCGAGGACGAGGGGTGGCGCGTCCGCGCCGACGGGTCGCGGTTCTGGGCGAACGTCGTCATCACCGCCATCTACGACGTCGACGGCACGCTCCAGGGGTTTACCAAGGTCACCCGCGACATGACCGAGCAGCGGGAGTACGAGCTCCAGCTCCGCAAGGAGCGGGATCTGACCGAGCAGATCTTCGAGACCGTCCCCGTCAGCGTCTGCGTGATCGACGCCGACGGAACCTTCCTGCGGGCCAACCAGCGGGCGCTCGACCTCCTCGACGTCGATCAGGCCGGCCTGGGGGAGCAGTCGATCGACGACTGGGGCCTGTACGACGGCGAGGGCGAGCGGGTGCCGGTCGAGCAGCGGCCGTGGTCGCGGGTCGCGGAGACGGGACGGCCCGTCTACGACGTCCAGTGTCGGTCCACCCGCGAGCCCGGCGGTCAGTGGTACTCGGTCAACGCGGCGCCGCTGGAGGGCGACCTCTCCGGGGACGCCGACATCGTGGTCGTCATCGAGGACATCACCGACCAGAAGGAGCGCGAACAGCAGCTCGAACAGCGGAAGACGGAACTGGAGACCGAACTGAGCGGCATCCTGGGGCGCATCTCCGACGCCTTCTTCGCGCTCGACGAGGAGTGGCAGTTCACCCACCTCAACGAACACGCGGCGGAGCTGTTCCGGCACTCCGAGGACGACCTCACCGGGCGGTCCTTCTGGGAGGTGTTTCCGGAGTGGTCCGACGGGCAGCTCTGGGAGCGGTTCCACGAGGCGATGGACACGCAGGAGCCCGCCAGCTTCGAGCTGTACGACGAGGAGCTGGACGTGTGGCTCGAGTACAACGTCTACCCCTCCGAGACGGGGCTGTCCATCTACGCCCACGACATCACCGACCGCCGGGAGTACCAGCGCCGGCTCGAGGAGTCCAACGAGCGACTCGAACAGTTCGCGTACGCCGCCTCCCACGACCTCCAGGAGCCCCTTCGAATGGTCTCCAGCTACCTCCAGCTGATCGAGCGCCGCTACGCGGCGGAACTGGGCGACGAGGGCCGGGAGTTCATCGAGTTCGCGGTCGACGGCGCCGACCGCATGCGCGACATGATCGACGGCCTCCTCGCGTACTCCCGGGTCGAGACGCGCGGCGAGCCGTTCGAGCCAGTGGACCTCGACGACGTCCTCGCGGACGTGCGCGAGGACCTTCAGATGAAGGTCGCCGAGAGCGACGCCGAGATCACCGTCGGGACGCTGCCGACCGTCGAGGGCGACCGCGGCCAGCTGCGGCAGGTGCTCCAGAACCTGATCGACAACGCCATCGAGTACAGCGGCGACGCGCCGCCACGCGTCCACGTCGACGCGGAGCGCGTGGCGCGAGGCGCCTCGAATCGGAGCGGCGACGCCGCGGAGAGCGGCGGTGAGTGGGTCGTCTCGATCAGCGACGAGGGGATCGGCATCGACTCCGACAACGCCAACCGCGTCTTCGAGGTGTTCCAGCGCCTCCACACCCACGAGGAGCACGACGGGACCGGCATCGGGCTGGCGCTGTGCGAGCGCATCGTCGAGCGCCACGGCGGCGAGATCTGGGTCGACTCCGAGCGCGGCGAGGGCTCGACGTTCTCGTTCACGCTGCCAGCCGTCGGCGAGTGACGGGGCCGGCTTCACGTCCCCGTCCGTCCCCTATTCGAGAGTACGACGACGGTCGCGCGCTGCAGCGTCTCTAGTAGAAAGTGAACGCACTGACACACTCGAAGGGTACTCGGGGTATCCTTCGAGGTGTCGGTAGTTTCGATTTCTGCTCTAGTCCCCGGGCGTCGGCGCGGTGTCGCCGCGGCGCTGGGCTCTGATCGTCGTGACGGCGAAGACGCTCGTCGCGAAGGCGATGAAGCCGGCGGCGGCGAGGAAGGAGGCCTCCGGGGAGACGAAGTCCTTGATCAGACCGATCAGCACCGGGCCCGTGACCTGCCCGACCTTCCACGAGATAGAGCGCAGCGACATGCTGGAGGCGACGGCGTCGTGCGCCTCGCCCTCGCCGACGAACAGGGCCATGCTCGCCGGGAGGCGGACGCTGTCGGCCAGCCCGAGGATCGAGAACGCGCCGAACAGGGCGAAGAAGGCGCCGCCCAGAGCCTGCGTGCGCCCGAACGCCTGGAACTCGATCGGCGTCACCGTCCCCTCGAAGTAGGCCGCCAGCGGGATCAGCGCCGTCCCGACGCCGTAGAGGCCGGCCCCGACGATCACGAACCAGTGGCGCCGGCCCACCCGGTCGGTCAGGTCGCCGACGTAGCCCTGCGTCAGCGCCTTCGTCAGCTTTCCGCCGGCCATGATCCACCCGATGGCGAAGGCGTTGATCCCGAACGTCGTCCGGGCGTAGATGGGCAGGAAGATGATCACCGCCATCTTGCCCACGCTGAAGGTCAGCCGGAAGGTCACCAGCGCGCGCAGCATCGGCCGGCCCAGCAGGGCCCGGAACGTCTCGACGCCCCCGGCGTCCTCGGGGTCCTTCTGCCCGCCGGGGTCGTCCCGGAGGAAGGCCCACACCAGCGCGAACGCGACGAGCGTCACCCCGCTCAGGACGGCGTAAGTGGTCGTGAACCCGTGGGCGTACAGCAGGT
This genomic interval from Halomicrobium urmianum contains the following:
- a CDS encoding RNA-guided endonuclease InsQ/TnpB family protein, with protein sequence MEYRRTAVIKLDTPEGADDSLRETVEQFKHCANTASEWCWHGDDGYHVTSKAKAERALYDRLRDETDLTANLVQKGIRRAVEAVKSGVSRLERGENTSQPHFSADSAVYDKRSATFHRDHVSLSTVDGRVECDYILPDDSETPPTKYVSDEDFEFRMAHLQYRDGDWYLHASMRKVEADEDPPESESKHRTVLGVDLGVNNLAVASTGRFWSADEFNHWRREYEKRRGSLQQCGSRHAHENIESVGQKEYGRFEIHLHTVANELIEEAVENDCSHIVFEDLTHIRENIPEATWQHVWAFRRLYEYVEYKAKEHGIEAVQVDPRNTSKRCSTCGFTHDDNRNGESFECQQCGYENHADYNASKNIGLQYLCRRQNADDGGAPVDVRLNRGTLNVSGEYVPPASVEA
- a CDS encoding PAS domain-containing sensor histidine kinase; the encoded protein is MGPSDSAPVGRDDVRHLFSRVEEPGTPYTTTEVAERLRCRPEAADRTLSALADRGELRSRETDDGNRLWWQPIEDPDVAEGEPRLREFGAFVSAVEDYAIFMLDPDGTVASWNQGARRIKGYEEEDIVGQHFSTFYTEEDRAEDVPEANIKKAAERGRVEDEGWRVRADGSRFWANVVITAIYDVDGTLQGFTKVTRDMTEQREYELQLRKERDLTEQIFETVPVSVCVIDADGTFLRANQRALDLLDVDQAGLGEQSIDDWGLYDGEGERVPVEQRPWSRVAETGRPVYDVQCRSTREPGGQWYSVNAAPLEGDLSGDADIVVVIEDITDQKEREQQLEQRKTELETELSGILGRISDAFFALDEEWQFTHLNEHAAELFRHSEDDLTGRSFWEVFPEWSDGQLWERFHEAMDTQEPASFELYDEELDVWLEYNVYPSETGLSIYAHDITDRREYQRRLEESNERLEQFAYAASHDLQEPLRMVSSYLQLIERRYAAELGDEGREFIEFAVDGADRMRDMIDGLLAYSRVETRGEPFEPVDLDDVLADVREDLQMKVAESDAEITVGTLPTVEGDRGQLRQVLQNLIDNAIEYSGDAPPRVHVDAERVARGASNRSGDAAESGGEWVVSISDEGIGIDSDNANRVFEVFQRLHTHEEHDGTGIGLALCERIVERHGGEIWVDSERGEGSTFSFTLPAVGE
- a CDS encoding MFS transporter yields the protein MARVGGSIGLLRDREFAALAGTAFARSQAYSTIIIALALYADLFGTTGFVEGLFGTAFAVVQLVVVLPLGRRIDVGNSKRYLLVGFLVNVCVFAGFLLVDSAVHVVVVRMLQGLGASLLWVTGSTVVGEISPDGRRGQWLGSYNQFGSISSLAGDVVGGYLLYAHGFTTTYAVLSGVTLVAFALVWAFLRDDPGGQKDPEDAGGVETFRALLGRPMLRALVTFRLTFSVGKMAVIIFLPIYARTTFGINAFAIGWIMAGGKLTKALTQGYVGDLTDRVGRRHWFVIVGAGLYGVGTALIPLAAYFEGTVTPIEFQAFGRTQALGGAFFALFGAFSILGLADSVRLPASMALFVGEGEAHDAVASSMSLRSISWKVGQVTGPVLIGLIKDFVSPEASFLAAAGFIAFATSVFAVTTIRAQRRGDTAPTPGD